atagagacagaaacagaaaggcTCTTTTCtttcaagtgtgtgttttaatgtttttacacacaGCTTGTGTGTACTTCATTATGTTGGACAAATGATTTCACTGTTGTGCAATGGCAGGAAAGTAATTCATATAAATTCTTcaaaactaataaatatatgcatatatgcTTTGTTTCCCTCttaaggagaggaggaagttgTATGAGGCCAATCTAGTGAATGTCGGCCTGGAGCTGGAGACAGAAGATAAATCGGTAAGAGCAtccaattatttatttgattatatcTAATGTAAAAGGAAACTAAGTGATTCACAAagatgtgtatatgtatgtttatgtgttttctgttgacaGAATAAACAATGGAAGTTCTTTGCGTTAAAAGAATAAACCAGTACAAAAGTGTCTTTTACATATAACctgtaaaaaaaagcttttatcaCTGAActtgtattttagtttttgaacCAGTAAGCTTACACTCGTTATACTGTGACACATGTCTCACATCAGGAGTCAGACGATGGAAAGACTTATTTTGTGAAGATCCACGCTCCATGGGAAGTGTTGGCCACCTACGCAGATGTGCTGAAGGTTAAGGTTCCATTCAAAACCAACGACATCCCAGACAACAGCGAGATCCCCATGAACTGGCTGTCCACCCCTTTTCGTCTGCCGGAGCACATCATGTACCCCGAGCCAGACTATTTCACAGCTCCCTTTGACAAGAGCAAGTCTGACTTCTTCCTCATcgacaacaaagagacattcTTCCCGCCTTCTACTCGCAACAGGATAGTAAGGatacttttttatcttgtttgtgaattttgaattaaaactTTCCTTTGACATTCACATCAAATCTGAACTTGCAATATTAAATACTACAGATGCTGCAGTTCTATGTGCAGGCCCCCACACGTGTTACATTATTGAAATAGATTAAGTAGGTAATATCTATTGTGAGGAATTTAATGTCCATTCTCTCAAAATATTGTGAACATAGAAGCCActtcattattatgtttttatccaacaaaaCTATATCCTTCTTTATCTCCCTGTGCCCAGGTCTACTACATCCTGTCCCGCTGTTCATACTTCAGGGATGAATGTGGAGATAAAGACAAGAAGGGGATCAAGAGGTTACTCAACAACGGCACCTACACTGCTGCCTTCCCGCTGCATGATGTGAGCCTCCTTTGGTGAACTTTcacctctttctttttaattggaAAAAGAAATAGAGACTTCAATGAAATTTGCACTCAATGTTTTCCAACAGTAACATCTTGTTGAAGGCAGTGTTGGATGACGCATTTGCATGATGAATAACTAATGAATGTGACTGTGTTTCAATTGTGCGAGCAGTGTAGATACTGGACAAAATCGAGGGATGCGAACTGCGAAAGTGACAGAAACAAACTCCACAAACACTGGGCCAGATTCTTCTGTTTCTTCAAGGAGCAGCCCCTCAATCTTATAAGGTAAGACTTTAAAATCAGTGTGCTCacatctgatgtgtttttactcAACATTATTGTTACAACCTCAAagatttctgtttctttaatttTGGCGGCACCTATGGTGATAAGTGGTAATtgtaggtgtttttttaaatcccactTTCCAGACATACAAACAGTATCATCTGTGATTTTTCCTGATTATATTGCCACAGACATCCTGTTTGATATATGACAAATGCAAGGGCTTTCATCAATTGGCCATATGCCCAATCACCATTCTGTTACCTCATTCTGTATTAGATGCGTCTTAACATAAATCTAAATTAGAATCTTACATGCTGTAACGTTAACTAAATAATTTACTGCTACTGTTGTTTTTCCCTTCAACAGGAAGTATTATGGGGAGAAGATAGGTATTTATTTTGCATGGCTCGGCTTCTACACTGAGATGCTGCTGTTTGCGGCAATAGTTGGGACAATTTGTTTCATCTATGGAGTCCTCACCTACGATGAAAACGAGTGGaggtgatttcttttttatcacccgcctgttttgtttgtctttcagatgtcattgttttattagctattatttttattattaatctcaTTGTTTCTCTCATTTCCCTCAGTAAAGAAATATGTAGTGAGGACATTGGAGGGAATATTGTCATGTGCCCGTTGTGTGACAAGAAATGTGGCTACTGGAAACTCAACACAACATGCAACTCCTCATGGGTGAGACATCTCGGCTTTGTGACTGAGTTGTTTTTGTTCGTCCTGAATTATGTTCTACCCacaatatttgacatttaaagggTGGTTGCAGCTAAATGTCAACAAAGCCGTTATTCATTATCTCATTATTTCTCCAAACATGTTCTTCTTTCAGCAATCGCACCTGTTTGACAATGTGGGAACAGTGTTTTTCGCCATATTTATGGGGATTTGGGGTGAgtaaatatcatattttctcacttactTTTTGTCTACTAAGGTGCTGAAATCTGCCACTTTTGCATCCAGACTTATAAGATAGAGGTCAATTGTGGTCAAAGCACtgaaaagtttcatttttggggttttattcTCTATAGTAACGCTGTTTCTGGAGTTCTGGAAGAGGCGGCAGGCTCGTCTGGAGTACGAATGGGATCTGGTCGACTTCGAGGAGGAACAACAGCAGCTTCAGCTTCGGCCAGAGTACGAAACCAAGTGCACCAACCGCAAGCTGAACCGCATCACtcaggtgtttgtgtgcacattaaATACTAATATGCTGTTTGATAATGTTTTACTGCTTAGGGTCTGCATAGCTTTCCACAAGACGTTACCAGACACATATACTGATTAGTAAAATTGCCCAACTGCGCTTTGGGGGATCAGGACTACGTAGGTGTGGATAATGACAGACACAGATGTgtaaaatgaacagaaacagGGTTCTGTAATTTGCCTTGAAAACATCCCGCCCGCCTTTAGGAAACGGAGTGGGTTCTTCACAGGACTGCTACAGATTTTATGGGGAAGTTGTTGCTGTGCTGGGCCACCGTGACACTCTGGGTAAGGGTGGCACCTAACATGGAATGCCACATTGGTGGGGAATTGGTTTTGGTGTGGCGTAGTTTGTGTGGATAATAGACATTTCTGGAAAGACTCAGAGGCACAAGTTTCCTTCTGTactgcatttttgtttgtcttgtggATCAGTATCTTGAAAGGCTGGCTTTACTAGGAGACCGCTAGATGAAAGAATTGGACTCAGACTgaaacacctacacacaaaaaagctgTGATTGGGCGTCCGCGCTCTGCCTTGCATCTGGGGCCAGTCAGTGGTAATTAAAGGAGCCTGGCCTCTTTTAGTGCTGTCTTTTCAGGATATAACAAAGGGTGACTGACTCCTGTGTTAATGCTTTGCTTGCTTATGATTTAGGAAATGGAGCCATACTTACCCATAACAAGCCAGTGTGCACGCTCATGTCTGTCTGGAGCAACCGTCCTGTTATGGGTGAGCATTGTATTTTTGGTACACTTGATGAACTTTCCTATCAAACTggtcattatcatcattatcattactACTATCATGTGACCAGGGCCATTATGTATAAAACTCCGAAGAAATGGAACTCTCTTAAATAATTTTCGACCTGAGACCAAGTCAGAATAGTTTTTATTGATGTCACTTACTCTAAATGATGATCTATATAGGCCCAACGTcttgcagttttaaacattgTGGCCTAGAATATTACTGTTGTGGATTATTGTTAGTAAAACAATTGTAACATGTTAAATGAGTTAGGGAGATTATGGTGTATTTCTTTTCATGGGGCATGTGTGGACACTTTAAGCATGACAGTTCCTCTTAACATGTATGTTTGCAATAATTCAccttgttttattcatatgtcTATATGTATTTTGGTGTTTGCACTTGCATCACAATTGTGTTCTCTGTGTACTGTACTTTTGTCTTGTGCCATGTGGTTGTCTTTCATGTTGTTTCCGTTGTCTCTGTCCTGAAGATCTCATTGATCATTGCCTGCATCATTGGTGTGATTGCGTACCGCCTGGCGGTATACGCAGCCTTCGCCAGCATCATGAAGGACAGTGCCACTGCCCACCTGCAGGTGGTTGGCCCCTACATCACGCCACAGCTGGCCACCTCTGTCACAGCCTCCTGCATCAACTTTGTCATCATCATGATTCTCAACCTCATGTATGAGAAGGTGGCTGTTTGGATCACTGACATGGGTGAGGGTCAGAGTGAGGGAGCGTGTCCCGGATTATtaaacttctgtctttattCATCCATTATGCATTTCACATTGAAATGAAGTGTGAAATGTGTTACCTTTTTcgtttatgtatttaaaatctCTGTGTTATTATCTTTTACTATGCGGCAGAAATCCCCAAGACCCACCTGGAGTATGAGAACAAACTGACGGTGAAGATGTTCCTCTTCCAGTTTGTAAACTACTACTCCTCCTGCTTCTACGTGGCTTTCTTTAAGGGCAAGTTTGTCGGCTTTCCTGGAAAGTATGCGTACATGTTTGGCAGCAACCTGAGGAATGAAGAGGTAGAGAATTACATTCTAAAAGATCAGTACTGGTAATTCGACTTGagtctatttatttaatatttattatttatttatttcccctttAACCTGTCTACATCCAGTGTGACCCTGGTGGCTGTTTGATTGAGCTGACCACCCAGCTGGTGATAGTGATGACTGGTAAACAGGTGTGGGGCAACATCCAGGAGGCTCTGGTCCCGTGAGTACAACTGAACCGATTAAtcaaagcaaaagaaaagatacaAGAGGGTTAAATTCACACATTCTTTACAGGCTCATAGACACATCAACCATGGATAGggctttgttttatatttttatgtcatTGATCTGTTTAGAAATTAGCctagatgtttttcttttcgaGACTTTAAAAAATTGCCAGTTAGTTCCTCCTGCAAGATGATTTAGAAAAGTACCCAAGGTCTTGTTAATATGGCATcagagccattgttaatgttaactACTAACAGCTGTGCTTTTGCTTCCATGAGAAGTCCAAATGTCTGCTTTAAAAAGGCCTGTTATCAGTGCCTGCACAATCAGTTTCCATTCTTAACAAATACCCAAATGAGCCTTGACTTTTATGCGCAGTTCGGTTAGACAAGTGCTATGTTTAGAAACTTCGTCATCTCTTCGTATTGTTTACAATTCAATAGAGCCTTCAATATTGTTGTTCTCGGGTGAACTATGTCGCCTCACACAGCTCTCTATCGCCCTCTTGTGTCCTTCAGGTGGCTGATGAACTGGTGGGGCAGCAGGAAGGCACGAAACCACCCAGAGAGTCTGTACAGCCGCTGGGAGCAGGACCACGACCTGCAGGTCTTTGGACAGCTGGGCCTCTTCTACGAGTACCTGGAAATGGGTAAACATTCAGTACATAGTCAATCCATTACACAAAGAGCGAGAAATAGAGACACACTTGAAGGTTGTCAAGACCATTTTAGTGAAGTTCAGTTTCAGTTCAGACCAGGCCTACAGCAAAACcaagatagatagatggattgatggatggatgatagaaggatggatggatagatgcaGTGTCTGCCCTAATTCTGTAGATGGTGCTGTTTCCATTTTACAGTCTTCCACTaacctctctcttctctgtgtcCCAGTGATCCAGTTTGGTTTCATCACACTGTTCGTCGCCTCCTTTCCACTGGCACCCCTGCTGGCACTTATCAATAACATCATCGAGGTTAGAGTGGATGCCTGGAAGCTCACCACTCAATTCAGACGTCCTGTGGCAGCGAAGGCTCACAGCATCGGAGCCTGGCAGGAAATCCTGAATGGGATGGCCGTACTCTCTGTGGTCACAAATGTGAGTGCTCGACAACATCTGTGGGCCTTGTGTTTGCTCATCATCTACATAGTTTTATCTTTAGTTTTCCTCACACCGTTTCTTTCCCTGCTTTCTAGGCATTCATTGTGGCCTTCACCTCTGATATGCTACCTCGGCTTGTGTACATGTACGCCT
This is a stretch of genomic DNA from Anoplopoma fimbria isolate UVic2021 breed Golden Eagle Sablefish chromosome 19, Afim_UVic_2022, whole genome shotgun sequence. It encodes these proteins:
- the ano5a gene encoding anoctamin-5 isoform X3 encodes the protein MNRITGKTGEDSLIEMSPSESFNDDMNGYTQHPSSSTGSIQQGQSPSLLTPGVCVDTCDSLNTSLASLSHSDHSDSPQSEPQTLEQISALTGLSRKRALFLKYRSRIDKKQQSKDSVFFRDGVRRIDFVLSYDEDKDGERKQERRKLYEANLVNVGLELETEDKSESDDGKTYFVKIHAPWEVLATYADVLKVKVPFKTNDIPDNSEIPMNWLSTPFRLPEHIMYPEPDYFTAPFDKSKSDFFLIDNKETFFPPSTRNRIVYYILSRCSYFRDECGDKDKKGIKRLLNNGTYTAAFPLHDCRYWTKSRDANCESDRNKLHKHWARFFCFFKEQPLNLIRKYYGEKIGIYFAWLGFYTEMLLFAAIVGTICFIYGVLTYDENEWSKEICSEDIGGNIVMCPLCDKKCGYWKLNTTCNSSWQSHLFDNVGTVFFAIFMGIWVTLFLEFWKRRQARLEYEWDLVDFEEEQQQLQLRPEYETKCTNRKLNRITQEMEPYLPITSQCARSCLSGATVLLWISLIIACIIGVIAYRLAVYAAFASIMKDSATAHLQVVGPYITPQLATSVTASCINFVIIMILNLMYEKVAVWITDMEIPKTHLEYENKLTVKMFLFQFVNYYSSCFYVAFFKGKFVGFPGKYAYMFGSNLRNEECDPGGCLIELTTQLVIVMTGKQVWGNIQEALVPWLMNWWGSRKARNHPESLYSRWEQDHDLQVFGQLGLFYEYLEMVIQFGFITLFVASFPLAPLLALINNIIEVRVDAWKLTTQFRRPVAAKAHSIGAWQEILNGMAVLSVVTNAFIVAFTSDMLPRLVYMYAYQPDGEMNMKGYINNSLSVFNISAFRVDNKPDDGESPSWFNGSITTCRYRDYRYPPGHEKEYHHTMQFWHILAAKLAFIIIVEHVVFVVKFFVAWLIPDVPSDVRARVKRERYLVQEYLHNYEVEKLKIQLSQNDHNDCSCTPMIYPSIPKHEVLSECL
- the ano5a gene encoding anoctamin-5 isoform X1, which translates into the protein MNRITGKTGEDSLIEMSPSESFNDDMNGYTQHPSSSTGSIQQGQSPIDKKQQSKDSVFFRDGVRRIDFVLSYDEDKDGERKQERRKLYEANLVNVGLELETEDKSESDDGKTYFVKIHAPWEVLATYADVLKVKVPFKTNDIPDNSEIPMNWLSTPFRLPEHIMYPEPDYFTAPFDKSKSDFFLIDNKETFFPPSTRNRIVYYILSRCSYFRDECGDKDKKGIKRLLNNGTYTAAFPLHDCRYWTKSRDANCESDRNKLHKHWARFFCFFKEQPLNLIRKYYGEKIGIYFAWLGFYTEMLLFAAIVGTICFIYGVLTYDENEWSKEICSEDIGGNIVMCPLCDKKCGYWKLNTTCNSSWQSHLFDNVGTVFFAIFMGIWVTLFLEFWKRRQARLEYEWDLVDFEEEQQQLQLRPEYETKCTNRKLNRITQEMEPYLPITSQCARSCLSGATVLLWISLIIACIIGVIAYRLAVYAAFASIMKDSATAHLQVVGPYITPQLATSVTASCINFVIIMILNLMYEKVAVWITDMEIPKTHLEYENKLTVKMFLFQFVNYYSSCFYVAFFKGKFVGFPGKYAYMFGSNLRNEECDPGGCLIELTTQLVIVMTGKQVWGNIQEALVPWLMNWWGSRKARNHPESLYSRWEQDHDLQVFGQLGLFYEYLEMVIQFGFITLFVASFPLAPLLALINNIIEVRVDAWKLTTQFRRPVAAKAHSIGAWQEILNGMAVLSVVTNAFIVAFTSDMLPRLVYMYAYQPDGEMNMKGYINNSLSVFNISAFRVDNKPDDGESPSWFNGSITTCRYRDYRYPPGHEKEYHHTMQFWHILAAKLAFIIIVEHVVFVVKFFVAWLIPDVPSDVRARVKRERYLVQEYLHNYEVEKLKIQLSQNDHNDCSCTPMIYPSIPKHEVLSECL
- the ano5a gene encoding anoctamin-5 isoform X2, whose translation is MEIDKKQQSKDSVFFRDGVRRIDFVLSYDEDKDGERKQERRKLYEANLVNVGLELETEDKSESDDGKTYFVKIHAPWEVLATYADVLKVKVPFKTNDIPDNSEIPMNWLSTPFRLPEHIMYPEPDYFTAPFDKSKSDFFLIDNKETFFPPSTRNRIVYYILSRCSYFRDECGDKDKKGIKRLLNNGTYTAAFPLHDCRYWTKSRDANCESDRNKLHKHWARFFCFFKEQPLNLIRKYYGEKIGIYFAWLGFYTEMLLFAAIVGTICFIYGVLTYDENEWSKEICSEDIGGNIVMCPLCDKKCGYWKLNTTCNSSWQSHLFDNVGTVFFAIFMGIWVTLFLEFWKRRQARLEYEWDLVDFEEEQQQLQLRPEYETKCTNRKLNRITQEMEPYLPITSQCARSCLSGATVLLWISLIIACIIGVIAYRLAVYAAFASIMKDSATAHLQVVGPYITPQLATSVTASCINFVIIMILNLMYEKVAVWITDMEIPKTHLEYENKLTVKMFLFQFVNYYSSCFYVAFFKGKFVGFPGKYAYMFGSNLRNEECDPGGCLIELTTQLVIVMTGKQVWGNIQEALVPWLMNWWGSRKARNHPESLYSRWEQDHDLQVFGQLGLFYEYLEMVIQFGFITLFVASFPLAPLLALINNIIEVRVDAWKLTTQFRRPVAAKAHSIGAWQEILNGMAVLSVVTNAFIVAFTSDMLPRLVYMYAYQPDGEMNMKGYINNSLSVFNISAFRVDNKPDDGESPSWFNGSITTCRYRDYRYPPGHEKEYHHTMQFWHILAAKLAFIIIVEHVVFVVKFFVAWLIPDVPSDVRARVKRERYLVQEYLHNYEVEKLKIQLSQNDHNDCSCTPMIYPSIPKHEVLSECL